The following is a genomic window from Rhizobium sp. NRK18.
GCATAACCCGCCTGCCGGATCCGTGGACGCGCACGCTTGTCGAGACGCCGACCGATCTCAGCCTTTTCGGTCCCGAAATCGCCGATCGGCTGAGCGCGCTGAAGAAGGGGTTGACAAATCCCGGCATGCAGGACCGCATCGATGTCAGTCCCGACGAGGAGACCGTCTTCGAATTTCGCTGCCGAAAGGTCGATATTCCCGAGCGCGGCCTCTATTACATCACGTCGATCACCGACAAGTCCGAAGAGCGCCAGCGTGAAAAACTCCTGCGAACGCTGCTGCTGGAAGTCAGTCATCGCTCGAAGAACCTGCTTGCGGTGGTGCAGGGGATCGCCTCGCAGACCGCACGGTTTTCCGGATCGCTCGATTCGTTCCTGCAGAAATTCAGGGGCAGGCTTTATGCGCTGTCCCAGTCGCAGGATCTGGTGACCGAATCGAGCTGGAAGGGCGCCACTTTCCTGGATCTGCTGCGCGGTCAACTGTCTCGCTATGTTGCCGACACTTCGACCGCCATAGAGGTCTCTGCCGAGAACATCCTTCTGTCTCCTAACGCGGCGATGCATGTGGGGCTTGCCCTGCATGAACTGATCATCAATGCCATCAGCCATGGTGACATCCTGAAAGGCACCGGAACGGTTCGTGTCAGCTGTCACCGCATCCAGACGGCCGCCGGGAGTGAGATCAAGATCGTCTGGACCGAGCAGCCGTCGTCGGGGACGTTCGAGGAGGCGAAGTCGATCGAGGGCCAGTTCGGCAGCACGGTCCTGCAGAAGGTCGTGCCTGCCTCCGTCAACGGCCGCGCGATCCACCGGGTCGACGAGAGCGGCATCCACTACGAGCTGACATTCCCGGCAGACGTCCGCGACTGAATTCGGACTGGGACACACTTTCACAAAGGAACAAACACGGCTCCCGTTCGTTGTCCGTGGCCTTGGGGACACAGACAATGATCACCGTCAGACGGTCGAACTACAGCCATAAGAGAATCAATCTGGACAGCCTTCTCAATCTTCTTGCGAGGCTGTCATTGATCGTGCTCGCCTTGTTTGCCTGCATCGCGGCGATGGACTATGCGCAGGTCATCATCGCGCCGGTCGTGCTGGCGATCGTGATCGGGCTGATGCTCGCGCCGCTCGGCTTGCGGCTGGAACGGATCGGCTGTTCGCCCTGGCTCTCGTCCGGAGTGGTGGTCCTGGCGCTTCTCATTCTGATCATGGGTACGATCATTGCTTTCTCAGTTCCGATTTCCGCGTGGGTGGATAAGGCGCCGGAGATATGGCAGTCGCTGCAATTGCGCATTTCCGACTGGCGATCGACGATCTCCTCGCTGAATGCGTTCTGGGAACGGCTCGGCCAGGTCGCCGGCGACGCGAGCAAGATGAAGGTCAGCGTGGACGGCAACAGCGGCGTCGAAACGGTGATCACACTCGCGCCGGCCTATGTCGCGGAGATCATCCTCTTTCTGCTCAGCCTCTATTTCTTCCTCGCGACGCGCGATAATTTCCGTGTGCTTGTATTGTCTCTCTGCATAACCCGACCGCTGCGCTGGCGCGCGGCACGGATTTTTCGCGACGCCGAACGTCTGATGTCGCGCTATCTGCTGTCTATCTCCATCGTCAATATCGGCCTTGGCATCGTCGTCGGCCTGGCGCTCTGGCTGATCGGAGTTCCGTCGGCCTTCCTATGGGGCATGCTGGCGGCGGTTCTCAACTACGTCGTCTATGTCGGGCCGGCCCTGATGACGGTGATCCTGCTGGCGGTCGCGCTCGCAACGAATGACACGATGGGTGCTACCCTGTTGCCGCCGTTCGTCTACCTTTCGATCAACTTCATCGAATCGCAGTTCGTCACACCGCGCGTGCTCGGCTCGTCGGTGACGCTCAATCCCTTTCTGATCTTTCTGGCGCTCACATTCTGGCTCTGGCTGTGGGGTCCGATCGGCGGTTTCATCGCCGTTCCGTCGCTGCTCATCTGCTCGGCGATCCTGACCAACATCATCCCGACGCTGGCCATCGGAGAGCCGACATCTCCCAGGAGAAACCCGTGAAAATCTTCAAATGCAGCAATTGCAACAATGACGTCCATTTCGACAATCACGTCTGCGTCAATTGCGGCGCGTCGCTCGGATACAGCCACGAAACATTCGAGATGCTTGCCTTTACGGAGCAGCTGCCAGCAGGGCGAATTCGCTGCGCGAATGCGGATGCGGCCAGCTGCAACTGGCTCGTCGATGCGGATGAGGGCCATCCCTTCTGCGTCGCCTGCCGGCTGAACCTGATGGTGCCGAACCTCTCCAATCCGGAGCATGCCGAGCGCTGGCGGCGGCTGGAGAGCGCCAAGCGCCAGTTTCTCTACGGTCTGATGCGCCTCGGCCTGCCGATCGTGTCGCGCGAGGAGGATCCCGAAGAGGGGCTCGCCTTCGAACTCTTGGCCGATCAGCCAGGCGACGACAGCGGTGCGGTGATGACCGGGCACGACAATGGCCTGATCACAATCAACATCGCCGAGGGCAGCGATCCTGAGCGCGAGGCACGCCGGGAAGCTTTGGGCGAGCCGTTGCGCACGATGATAGGGCATTTCCGCCACGAATCCGGCCACTATTACTGGAACCGCCTGGTGCGCGACCGGGGCAAGATCCCGGAGGCGCGCCCGATTTTCGGGGATGAGAGCGAGGATTACGCCGAGGCGCTGCAGCGCTATTATGCCAATGGTCCGGCGCCCGCCTGGCAGGACCATTTCATCAGCGCCTATGCCTCAAGCCATCCCTGGGAGGATTTCGCCGAAAGCTGGGCGCATTACCTCCATATCGTCGACGGGTTGGAGACGGCGCAGTCGTACGGGCTGAAATCCACCAACGCGGCCATGCCTTATGATCCCTACGATGCCGCCCAGCCGGTCGAAGAGATGGTCAACGCCTGGGTCTCGCTGTCGATTGCCGTCAACGCGGTTAACCGGAGCATCGGGCAGCCGGATC
Proteins encoded in this region:
- a CDS encoding sensor histidine kinase, translated to MSRDFFIHALLDMGACYLLYDESDKCICITRLPDPWTRTLVETPTDLSLFGPEIADRLSALKKGLTNPGMQDRIDVSPDEETVFEFRCRKVDIPERGLYYITSITDKSEERQREKLLRTLLLEVSHRSKNLLAVVQGIASQTARFSGSLDSFLQKFRGRLYALSQSQDLVTESSWKGATFLDLLRGQLSRYVADTSTAIEVSAENILLSPNAAMHVGLALHELIINAISHGDILKGTGTVRVSCHRIQTAAGSEIKIVWTEQPSSGTFEEAKSIEGQFGSTVLQKVVPASVNGRAIHRVDESGIHYELTFPADVRD
- a CDS encoding AI-2E family transporter, giving the protein MITVRRSNYSHKRINLDSLLNLLARLSLIVLALFACIAAMDYAQVIIAPVVLAIVIGLMLAPLGLRLERIGCSPWLSSGVVVLALLILIMGTIIAFSVPISAWVDKAPEIWQSLQLRISDWRSTISSLNAFWERLGQVAGDASKMKVSVDGNSGVETVITLAPAYVAEIILFLLSLYFFLATRDNFRVLVLSLCITRPLRWRAARIFRDAERLMSRYLLSISIVNIGLGIVVGLALWLIGVPSAFLWGMLAAVLNYVVYVGPALMTVILLAVALATNDTMGATLLPPFVYLSINFIESQFVTPRVLGSSVTLNPFLIFLALTFWLWLWGPIGGFIAVPSLLICSAILTNIIPTLAIGEPTSPRRNP
- a CDS encoding putative zinc-binding metallopeptidase; amino-acid sequence: MKIFKCSNCNNDVHFDNHVCVNCGASLGYSHETFEMLAFTEQLPAGRIRCANADAASCNWLVDADEGHPFCVACRLNLMVPNLSNPEHAERWRRLESAKRQFLYGLMRLGLPIVSREEDPEEGLAFELLADQPGDDSGAVMTGHDNGLITINIAEGSDPEREARREALGEPLRTMIGHFRHESGHYYWNRLVRDRGKIPEARPIFGDESEDYAEALQRYYANGPAPAWQDHFISAYASSHPWEDFAESWAHYLHIVDGLETAQSYGLKSTNAAMPYDPYDAAQPVEEMVNAWVSLSIAVNAVNRSIGQPDLYPFVFSEDVIAKLGFIHHLVHAQA